The following nucleotide sequence is from uncultured Draconibacterium sp..
TTTTTGGTGAATATCATTTCAATTTTACATCAAACCACAACCAAGCGGTGGGTATACCCTGTTTTTACCGGGGTTTCCGGCAAATTCACAACCGATAATATACCCTGTTTCCGGCAGGGAAGCGGAATGATGCACGTTTTTTTAATTTCTATGTGGTAAAATTGATATTCGGGTCAAAATATCAAAGAACGGTGTTCGAATATAATGTTTTCTATTCGAATTAAAACACTTTCGGGTCTGCAAGACACCGAAAGGTTTTTGGAATTGATTAAAACATTTCGAGTTGTTTGGGACCTTCGGGCATGGGGCTTGATTTATTTCCCCATACATTAACAATGTTACCGTATTGTTTATCGGTTACGGTAAGAATACTCACTTGCCCATGTTCGGGTATAAAACTTTTAATTCGTTTAATATGTACTTCGGCGCTTTCTTTACTGGCACAATGGCGGTTGTACACCGAAAACTGCATCATACTGAAACCATCCTTCATCAGGTCTTTACGAAAACGGGTAGCCAGCCGGCGCTCCTTTTTGGTGGTAACCGGAAGGTCGAAAAAAACAAATAACCACATAATATGATAGGCGTTTAGCCGTGTTTGTTGCATTGTTCGTGTTTTCAAACCTTCAAGGTTTCTAAAACCTTGAAGGTCTAATAAAAATTATTCAAAAACAGGGTAAACGATTTTACGTTGTTCACCAGCATAACAACGGGCCAGCGAGGCCGTGGTTTGCGACAAGGCAATCATTAGCGGACGTTTATTCTCCCCTATCTTAACATCCACCGTCATCAATTGCAATAGTTCAGCTTTGTGTTCTTTCTCTAATACAAATGTTCCCGGATATTTTTCATCCAAATCGCAGGCAATTTCATCAACATACGGACGATAAGGTTCCATAATATCGTCGGCTAAACAAAAAGCATTATAGCGGTTTCGGTGATGAATGCCCAGGGTTGCCAGCAATCCCGATCCGGCCAGTGCACGAGCCACAGCCGATCGAAGCAGAATATAACCGTAATTCAAAAAATTATTGGGCGGCTCACCATAGCGATCGCGTATAAAATCTTTTCCAAATAAAGCGCTCCAATAGATCCGTGCAGCAAAACCTTCACGATTATCACTATCGCCACTTTTAATTGTCTTTGAAATGTTCTTCAATTGCAAACTTTTCTTTCCTAATTTATCAAGCAAACCAGCCTGATTTTTAACTTTGGCTTCAATAGTTTGTTTCCATAGATTCTTTTTTAATGGTTCGGAAGCGGCGATCTGTGCACGAAACAGTTCGCTTTGAATATGGTGAGCATCCAACGGCAACAACATCGAAGATGGCATATGTTTGCTGTCGCAAAATACAGTTGCCACATTATATTCGCTTAGTTCTTCAACAAGTTTCATTGTAAACGAAATTTGGGGATGATCGAGCACCACGAAGCCAATATCTTCTACCGGCGCCGATTTCAGCAGCATCCCTCCCCGTTCACTTACCTGTAACTGTTTGTTTTTTAACGAGAGGTAATAGGGATTGGATATAAATAAGGTTCGTTTTAGCATGGTTTTATCTTAATTGGTTTTCATGTTTACAGACCTTTAAGGTTTCAGAAGCCTTAAAGGTCTCCCGGTAATAGAATTTTCAAATCATCGAATTTTCTTATTTCTTCCTGCGAATGAAATTCTTCGAAATTTGATTTATCACGAAACCACGCCAGTACTTCGTTCCTGCTTAATTTGGTGGTTTTTGGCGATACAATTGTGAGGTAAGAACTCCAGGGATAATCAAGGTAGTGTTCGCAAAACCCGTGGTGGATCGGATTGTGGTGAATGTAATAAACCAGGTATTTCAAATGATACTCCGATTCAACTTTTATTCTTCGGAACGGGTGTTCGAACAGGCTTCCGGTGCGGTGATATCCTTTGTTTATAGCTTTGGTGTAGGCGTTAAACAAGTTTGCAAATTGTTGATTAACCAGGTTTCTGTTTGTTCCTTTCAAACCTTCAAGGTTTTCGAAACCTTGAAGGTTTAGCTCGTCGACAGATTTGACCTGAACCAAAAAATGAAAATGATTCCGCATCAACACCCAGGCATAGGTTTCGGCTACCCGCGAAATATATTTGTTGTAAAGGTGCAGAAAATATTCGTAGTTTTCATTCTCACGAAACAGGTTACAACCGTTAACTCCACGGTTGTAGATGTGATAAAACTGGCCGTATTCAAGCGGGGTGGTTTTCATTTCTTGATTTGTAGACCTTCAAGGTTTTAAAAACCTTGAAGGTCTGGTTAGAACTAAATCATGCTTTCACCACAATGCCAAGTTTTTCGAGTAACTGCGGTTTATCGGCCAGTGCAATACGGGCAATTACTTCGTAATCCGAAACCCAATCGAGCAACTCTTCAATTTTCTCATCGCGTTCCTGCGTGGCATTCTGGGCATCGCCTTTTTCTTTTTTCACGGTTTCCGAAGCTGTTGCAACTGCCTCCACCGCGGCGAGCTGTGCGCTTAGTTTCTCTTCGGTTTGTCCGTAAACGGCCAAAGCTGCCTTCCACTCTTCGTTGGCTAAAATAGCTCTGTAAAAACCATGGGTTTGTTTTAACCATCCGCTAATAGTGCGCGATCTGCGTCCGTTTAATTCAAGAGTTGATGTGGCTTTTACATCATTTTTAAAAGCTACCCGCGCAATCCTGATCATATCCATGTAGTTTGTATTCGTTGCTACACGCTCAGCTTCAAAAACAGCTTGTGCCTCATCCATTTCACCATACTCACGCACCTGGGTTTCCACAAGCGTAGTGCTCTCATTTAATAAAGCCAGACCTTCGTTTAGTTTTTCCTGCGGATATCCCATTGGGGTTACCGCATCCAGGATTTTGTTATCACCAAGACTGTTGTTGATCCTTAATCCTGCTTCATAAAGCATTTGTTCAATCGTCATATTCGACGTGTTCATAAATAAAAAGTTTTGATTTAAAAAAAAATTGATAAAAACATCCTGCACATGGGCAGCTTAAGGGCGAACATAGAGAAGAAACCCAAAAACAGTACTAAAGTATAGTCCGTTTTAAGTTTGTCCTCAGTTCTGGGTCGATTAACAATATTTTTATGAACGAGTCTTCCTTTTTTATTCGGGCACCTCTATTTTTTGCAAATGTACTGGCTGAAAGAGCAGCGTACCACTTACAATTGCGTTTTCAGCCGGGATTTTGCGTTTCCTGTTGGTCAATTCCATTTTCAGGCGGGACAATTGTATTTTCTGTTGGAACAAACGCATTTTCTGTCCGGCTTTTGTGTTTTCTGCCAATGTTATAGCTTTCCGGTGTGGATAGGAGCTATTCTCTGATGGTTTTTGGCATTTCCGGTTGGTTGGAGCGAAAACCGGAAGGTTTTTGACAGTTTCTTCTTGGTTTTTAGCATGATGTGTTGTTTTTGTGGTTATTCTATTCGGTTTTTTCGGGTAACTTTTCCAAAGTTTGAAACGTTAGAAACGGTTGTTTTTTAATTTCCGGTTGCTTTCGAATCCTTCAAGGTTTTGGAAACCTTGAAGGATTGGTGATTATATATTTCTCATTTTATCTTCTATAAACTGTTTTGAATATTCAATATCAATACGCCCTAGTTCATCAATTTTTGTTGGTATTGCTCTAAACGATGAGGGTACTTTCTTTAAAAGAAAGGCTGACATATCTCTTAGATTTGATTCATTGGCATAAATGGCCTTATCGGCAGCAGCATGGCTATTACGCTGCAGTATGATATTTTGATCATCATCAAATTTTTTAATTTTAAACAACCTTGTATTCATATCCTCATTATCCTCCCAGGTAATTTCATCATAATGTTTATCGAACACGAGAAAAGGATCATCTGGATGAATGGCAAATAAGAATTGATAGTTCGGATTAATTGACACACTATTTTTAACCAAGTCAATCGAATTAATTAAAAAATACTCACGTTTCTTAAATTTAGTTCTACCCTCTGGATTATCAGGGATCAAATCCCCAAATAAAAGAGCTTCATAGTTTGACCCCTTCTCCTTTAAAACGTACATATCGCGTTTGTATTCTTTCTCAGAATGGTCTGTTTTGCGAATCTCCTTCAAAGGATACTGACCTTGTTTATAAGCCCTTAAGCGAATCTTCCGGAGAACCATTTCTTTTAAGATTTTCGTATTTCCATTTTTATCAGCATAACTATATTCCGGCAATATTATAACTCCATCTTTTTTGAGCTTATCTAGTTTTACATTTCCATTTTGCCGCTTTAAATCATAAATACGTTCCCGAATCATATCATCAATAATTGAAGGAATGTCTTTATCCTGAATATCTTTCACCAATGATCGCTGAACATACACATCCTGCCCATCCATTTTTATTCTTCCATATGGATTGGGTTTGTTTAAAGCCCCTCTCAAATTCAATTTTTGTGGATTCACTTTTTTCAACTCATCTAACAGCGGCTTAATCCTATCAACTTGCTTATGGTAGATAAATACTTCGTTTTTTAATTGTTTCATTCTCTCCACAAAGTTTTCCATGGGTTCAGATAAATGTACTTTTGCAGAAAGATCGCCCCTGAAATAATCTCGCTCGTATTGGTGAAACGCTTCCGACATCCGGTTTGCTGTTCCCTTTTCAACACTGGCAACCGTTACAGCATCAATACAGTGGTGAATATGATTGCTACGGTCCTTTTCTTCGTATTCATCCTGTAAACCCCATATTTTCCGCAGCGTATCAGTAACCTGTCCGTTAATTACATTTACTTTATTGAAATAAGAATTCAGATAGGCGCGGGCATACTTGGTAATTAAACGGGTATCAACCAAATTGGCATTGTTGAACTTTGCCGGAATTTCTTCGCGTTCAAAAGTTTTGTATTTCCGGGATAAATAATCTAGGCGCAAACGGGCGTAATGGGCTTTTTCCATTAACTCATCGTGTTTTACCGCATCGCCTGCAGCTGCTTTTGCTGCCGACTTATAATTGCGATACTGTTGCTTCAACGATTCTATTGATATACTAAAATGTACTTCGTTGTTGGAAATACTGTACGACTTTAACCACTGGTTCCGATTCTGAATTATAGTACCAGCATCAATTTGATCGTTATTAAATGTTAGATCGAGGTTAGCAGGAAATTGGTCTTGCTTATAATTTCGGTTAAAATCAGCATTTGCCAAGGTTTTATTAATTAACGAATTATCGTTCCACTTACTTCGAGGAATGGTATGTTCAATATCGTATTTCTGCTCAGCAAAAAATTTTCTTGGCGTTATTGTTTCTCCCGTATATAAACAATGTTGATTTTGTTCAGCATATAAAATATACTTGGTTATTTGCCGATCAGTAGGTTGTATTGTTGAACGCTTTTCTTCGTCATAGCATTCAATAATTTTACGGCGTGCCCAATCGCGAATAAATTTCTGGTCTTTCTGATATAGTGTTAAAGCCCGGCGATATGTAGCACTGTTAATTTCGCGTGCTAATTCAACATTTACTTCTGTATTCTTATCAACCAAACCCTCTTCAATAAGCTTGTTCACCAAATGTTTAATTTGATGCATCGCCTTGTTGAATACCGGATTTTTTATGGAACTGATCTCGGGATTGCACAAACGTTTTTCAGCTTTAGGATAAGCTTCCATTGCAGACGGATGATAAAGCTTACTTATATCGATTGTTTCATTAGGGAGCTTATCATTTAAAGTTTCCTTTATAAAGTCAGTAATTGTTTTTGTAGATAAGTATTCAACGTTCTGAGACCGTTTATTTGTCACCTGCTTAATAAATTTGCACCAACACTGTTGTTCTAAATCTGCTTGCTCCTCTTCGGTCATTGCATCCAGCTCTGCTGCCGAAAACCAGGAACTAATTTCATTGCTTATTCCGTTTTTGTGTGCCCATTGGCTATTCGGATCATCTCCTATTCCATTTTCATCTGTCTTGTATTTTTCAATGTAATTATTTACAACAGCGTTTACTTTTTTCTCTTTTTCATGTA
It contains:
- the cas2 gene encoding CRISPR-associated endonuclease Cas2; this translates as MQQTRLNAYHIMWLFVFFDLPVTTKKERRLATRFRKDLMKDGFSMMQFSVYNRHCASKESAEVHIKRIKSFIPEHGQVSILTVTDKQYGNIVNVWGNKSSPMPEGPKQLEMF
- the cas1 gene encoding type II CRISPR-associated endonuclease Cas1; protein product: MLKRTLFISNPYYLSLKNKQLQVSERGGMLLKSAPVEDIGFVVLDHPQISFTMKLVEELSEYNVATVFCDSKHMPSSMLLPLDAHHIQSELFRAQIAASEPLKKNLWKQTIEAKVKNQAGLLDKLGKKSLQLKNISKTIKSGDSDNREGFAARIYWSALFGKDFIRDRYGEPPNNFLNYGYILLRSAVARALAGSGLLATLGIHHRNRYNAFCLADDIMEPYRPYVDEIACDLDEKYPGTFVLEKEHKAELLQLMTVDVKIGENKRPLMIALSQTTASLARCYAGEQRKIVYPVFE
- a CDS encoding type II CRISPR RNA-guided endonuclease Cas9 encodes the protein MIKTKLGLDIGTNSIGWAVLEKEDKKYHFLEKYDKYGNLIPTKGSYIFPKGVDGQEKSKAATRRGFRSARRRIDRIRRRKAATLQVLSDNELCPRLSNEEIRNWRYTKTYPCNNDAFIKWQCTGAKGGDVDTEKLKQPYYLRYLAATKKGLMDSQLGRYQLGRAFYHLAQRRGYLSMEEEQTDDAIEQFKIAVKNLLEESTNAPAFREPFETIADTYKNDKKSKSLTTKIKRQLKKETSLDVIKEFILKEFDKKENLGKVATEINELSQQIAESGQPTLGCYFYSIYAQKNGDGTTRRIRGKYIDREKHYLREFNYICDKQKIEPELRKKLQFAIFYQRPLKSQKDLVAKCPLEPKRKRIALSHPLFEEFRKWESINRIKIKTEEDERLRPLNKTEKELISDQFDYIKDVEFKKLADKLCGGKDYRYVKDKEKLTAEIEFNFPETTTFPGCPTIKTFKSILGKDEYGNYCYDSFPLLNSGYKDEAGKPQISIEDIWHCLFIDSFGEKKKHDARKEFAEKHLPDIDANAFSKIKLKKGYGNLSKSAIKKILPYLKDGMLYSHAVFTANIEKVLGRKATEKETKTIAASIKEALSLHEKEKKVNAVVNNYIEKYKTDENGIGDDPNSQWAHKNGISNEISSWFSAAELDAMTEEEQADLEQQCWCKFIKQVTNKRSQNVEYLSTKTITDFIKETLNDKLPNETIDISKLYHPSAMEAYPKAEKRLCNPEISSIKNPVFNKAMHQIKHLVNKLIEEGLVDKNTEVNVELAREINSATYRRALTLYQKDQKFIRDWARRKIIECYDEEKRSTIQPTDRQITKYILYAEQNQHCLYTGETITPRKFFAEQKYDIEHTIPRSKWNDNSLINKTLANADFNRNYKQDQFPANLDLTFNNDQIDAGTIIQNRNQWLKSYSISNNEVHFSISIESLKQQYRNYKSAAKAAAGDAVKHDELMEKAHYARLRLDYLSRKYKTFEREEIPAKFNNANLVDTRLITKYARAYLNSYFNKVNVINGQVTDTLRKIWGLQDEYEEKDRSNHIHHCIDAVTVASVEKGTANRMSEAFHQYERDYFRGDLSAKVHLSEPMENFVERMKQLKNEVFIYHKQVDRIKPLLDELKKVNPQKLNLRGALNKPNPYGRIKMDGQDVYVQRSLVKDIQDKDIPSIIDDMIRERIYDLKRQNGNVKLDKLKKDGVIILPEYSYADKNGNTKILKEMVLRKIRLRAYKQGQYPLKEIRKTDHSEKEYKRDMYVLKEKGSNYEALLFGDLIPDNPEGRTKFKKREYFLINSIDLVKNSVSINPNYQFLFAIHPDDPFLVFDKHYDEITWEDNEDMNTRLFKIKKFDDDQNIILQRNSHAAADKAIYANESNLRDMSAFLLKKVPSSFRAIPTKIDELGRIDIEYSKQFIEDKMRNI